In Sciurus carolinensis chromosome 17, mSciCar1.2, whole genome shotgun sequence, one genomic interval encodes:
- the LOC124968974 gene encoding vomeronasal type-2 receptor 116-like has protein sequence MVPLIFVLLLLQAPLPACSFNKSDCFHRMNSSVYEDGDVVVAGFFPLYTLLLESRSSGPSKHVIHTQFKPRNYQLVLALVFAIEEINRNVHLLPNVSLGFDLYNVLFSEWNTLESAFLWLSGTDKKVPNYTCRRDRKSVAVLTGISWATSAQMGTLLQLYKFPQLRLTFGPFEPILSDPGQFPSLYQMAPKDTSLALGMVSLMVHFSWNWVGLVTSEDEKGIQFLSDLRGEMGRNGVCAAFVEMIPVGAMSYFPKAWLNHHQFMTSSANVIIIYGDSDFLRSLMFNIRQTLMTWKVLVTNSQWDVTIDGRHFMLDSLHGTLIFSHHHGDFSGFTNFISIVNPSKYPKDFYLARLWYFSFDCSFSELDCRTLENCPLNASLEWLPGHLFDTVMTEESYSVYTAVYAVAHSLQEMLLQHAEMPTRGNGEDVFSAWQLQPFLRNIRFAIPAGDQVILDEKKKLEAEYDILNFWNFPEGLGHKVKVGKFSPSAPCGQQLSLSEDMIEWATGIRKTPHSVCSESCDPGLRKSPQEGKPACCFDCTPCPEDEISNQTDMDQCVKCPDHQYANTERNHCLQRTVTFLAYQDPLGMALACTALCLSALTAAVLGVFLRHQHTPIVKANNRTLSYILLISLTFCFLCSLLFIGRPNTATCTLQPIAFELVFTVAVSTVLAKTLTVILAFKVTAPGRRMRRLLVSGAPNYIIPSCSLIQLTLCGVWLGTSPPFVDSDTHSEHGHIIITCNKGSVTAFYCGLGYLGSLAMGTFTVAFLARKLPDTFNEAKFLTFSMLVFCSVWLTFLPVHHSTKGRVMVAVEVFSILASSAGLLGCIFAPKCYVILLKPHSCSLRGFRDKTHCESNKPSRVLTRVSYS, from the exons ATGGTCCCTTTGATCTTTGTCCTCTTACTCCTGCAGGCACCCCTCCCGGCGTGCTCCTTTAACAAGTCTGACTGCTTTCATAGAATGAACTCCAGTGTGTACGAGGATGGAGATGTGGTGGTTGCTGGCTTCTTCCCCCTGTACACTTTGCTCTTAGAGAGCAGAAGCAGTGGTCCCAGCAAGCACGTCATACACACACA GTTTAAGCCAAGGAACTACCAGCTGGTGCTGGCCTTGGTGTTTGCCATCGAGGAGATCAACAGGAATGTGCACCTGCTGCCCAACGTGTCTCTGGGGTTTGATCTCTACAACGTCCTGTTTAGCGAATGGAACACACTGGAGAGCGCCTTCCTTTGGCTGTCGGGAACAGACAAGAAAGTCCCTAATTACACCTGCAGGAGAGACCGCAAGTCGGTGGCAGTGCTCACAGGAATATCGTGGGCAACCTCTGCCCAGATGGGGACACTGCTGCAGCTCTACAAGTTCCCACAGTTGAGG CTCACCTTTGGGCCTTTTGAACCCATCCTGAGTGACCCTGGCCAGTTTCCTTCTCTCTATCAGATGGCTCCCAAGGACACATCTCTGGCCCTTGGCATGGTGTCCTTGATGGTTCATTTCAGCTGGAACTGGGTGGGGCTGGTGACCTCAGAAGATGAGAAAGGCATTCAATTTCTCTCAGACTTGAGAGGGGAGATGGGCAGGAACGGAGTCTGTGCAGCCTTTGTGGAAATGATCCCAGTTGGTGCCATGTCCTACTTCCCAAAAGCCTGGTTAAATCATCACCAGTTCATGACATCGTCAGCTAACGTAATAATCATTTATGGTGACAGTGACTTTCTTAGAAGCTTAATGTTTAATATACGGCAAACTTTAATGACATGGAAAGTCTTGGTCACAAACTCACAATGGGATGTTACCATTGATGGGAGACATTTCATGTTAGACTCATTGCACGGGACTCTCATTTTCTCACACCATCATGGGGACTTTTCTGGGTTCACAAATTTTATCAGCATAGTTAACCCTTCCAAATATCCAAAAGACTTTTACCTTGCTAGGCTGTggtatttctcttttgattgctCATTCTCTGAGTTGGACTGCAGAACACTGGAGAACTGTCCACTGAATGCCTCCTTGGAATGGTTACCTGGGCATCTTTTTGACACGGTCATGACTGAAGAGAGTTACAGTGTTTACACTGCTGTGTATGCCGTGGCCCACAGCCTGCAGGAGATGCTTCTTCAGCATGCAGAAATGCCGACAAGGGGAAACGGGGAAGATGTGTTTTCCGCCTGGCAG CTGCAGCCCTTCCTGAGGAACATCCGGTTTGCAATCCCTGCTGGAGACCAAGTGATTTtggatgagaaaaagaaattggaagcAGAGTATGACATCCTcaatttctggaactttccagaaGGTCTTGGGCATAAGGTGAAAGTTGGGAAGTTTTCCCCATCTGCTCCATGTGGCCAACAGTTGTCCTTATCAGAAGACATGATAGAGTGGGCCACAGGGATTAGGAAG ACTCCCCACTCAGTCTGCAGTGAGAGCTGTGATCCTGGACTCAGGAAGTCCCCCCAGGAGGGAAAGCCTGCCTGTTGCTTCGACTGCACCCCCTGCCCAGAGGATGAGATTTCCAACCAGACAG ACATGGACCAGTGTGTGAAGTGTCCAGATCACCAGTATGCCAACACAGAGAGAAATCACTGTCTCCAAAGAACTGTGACCTTCCTGGCTTATCAAGATCCCCTGGGCATGGCACTGGCCTGCACggctctctgcctctctgcactCACAGCTGCTGTACTTGGGGTCTTCCTGAGGCACCAACACACTCCCATAGTCAAGGCAAACAACCGGACTCTCAGCTACATCCTGCTCATCTCCCTCACCTTCTGTTTCCTCTGCTCCCTGCTCTTCATTGGCCGTCCCAACACAGCCACCTGCACCCTCCAACCAATAGCATTTGAGCTGGTGTTCACTGTTGCAGTTTCCACCGTCTTGGCCAAAACTCTCACTGTGATCCTGGCCTTCAAGGTCACTGCCCCAGGGAGAAGGATGAGGCGGTTGCTGGTGTCAGGGGCACCTAACTACATCATTCCCAGCTGCTCCCTGATCCAGCTGACTCTCTGTGGAGTCTGGCTGGGCACCTCTCCTCCCTTTGTGGACTCAGACACACACTCTGAACATGGCCACATCATCATCACCTGCAACAAGGGCTCAGTCACTGCCTTCTACTGTGGCCTGGGGTACCTGGGCTCCCTGGCCATGGGGACCTTCACGGTGGCCTTCCTGGCCAGGAAACTACCTGACACCTTCAATGAAGCCAAGTTCCTGACCTTCAGCATGCTGGTGTTCTGCAGTGTCTGGCTCACCTTCCTCCCTGTGCACCACAGCACCAAGGGCAGGGTCATGGTGGCCGTGGAGGTCTTCTCCATCCTGGCCTCCAGCGCTGGGCTCCTGGGCTGCATCTTTGCCCCCAAGTGctatgttattttattaaagcCACATAGTTGCTCCCTACGTGGGTTCAGAGATAAAACTCATTGTGAGAGTAATAAGCCTTCTCGAGTTTTAACTCGTGTTTCCTACAGTTAA